A portion of the bacterium genome contains these proteins:
- a CDS encoding ABC transporter permease: MAHASLHIPLRFLRGHYGRTTLTVIAVALGVGLVCALDLVTRSMQRAFDEVIDNLAGRTALEVSAGESGVVPETLASQLQRLPGVDIAVPIVHGTAFLADGSGEALTVHGVDVLNEDALRVYEAREPGGQTVDDPVRFMADPRSVILTRAFAARRGLDENDTLELDTPRGRRRFRILRLLEPTGVGRVHGGNLIVMDVAAAQELFTEPEFVSRIDVVVDRSTDVASVRAAIERTLPPGLVVSTPAQRKLDLHAVMRSFGTLLRAIGLLGVLIAYLIAFNALSSGFERRRWQLGVLAAIGAPPRAIWLSQMQEALLLAGVSVGLGLGVGMLLAWILLPIIAATTALNFNLVAPQTSLVPSPISFALATTLGVGVTLLAAWLPAARAVRAGVAMTIRGRGREADRTELRPGWAMAAGLWSAAGAAVVLQSLAGEVGFGLLATALIAAAIAASAPPLIPFAARVALPALVASAGSSGRLAAMGLRDHGRRVGITTAMLAVGLGVVVWLGVLARSFETSVVDTLGRAIRADVVVTSANIGSGFLEAPLDGELVAAVRGMPGIEDAAGWRALEWPYGGEAIGLSAYDPQYFRNRRFGEWPLEEAAAGNVWEEVALGRGVVVSTSFVASFGRGVGTRMVLDTPTGPLKVPIVGVTVDFVSPKGTVELSRELFIERWRDRTITRIFALKRPDTETADLRRRIASEIGATYRLRILSARELLDYFVIQVRRAFSVIPVFAAAIYVVILIGLASSLITSVLDRQRELAIVQVIGLRRRLARRVVVLESLVVGVVGLVLAAVGGLALSALWVGRTFQLLLGWTLHLSVPAAHLALVAGAGVLVCVVASVIPARRVGHLGVSEALRHES, from the coding sequence ATGGCCCACGCATCGCTTCACATTCCGCTGCGCTTCCTGCGTGGGCATTACGGACGGACGACGCTCACCGTGATCGCGGTGGCGCTCGGCGTCGGGCTGGTGTGTGCGCTCGATCTCGTGACTCGCTCGATGCAACGCGCGTTCGACGAGGTCATCGACAACCTGGCCGGTCGCACGGCGCTGGAGGTGTCGGCCGGCGAATCGGGCGTCGTGCCGGAGACACTCGCATCGCAACTCCAGCGGCTGCCCGGCGTGGACATCGCCGTACCCATCGTGCACGGGACCGCGTTCCTCGCGGACGGGAGCGGCGAGGCCCTCACCGTCCATGGGGTCGACGTCCTGAACGAGGATGCGCTGCGCGTATACGAAGCACGCGAGCCTGGGGGGCAGACGGTCGACGATCCCGTCCGCTTCATGGCGGACCCGCGCTCGGTCATTCTCACCCGAGCCTTCGCGGCGCGCCGGGGTCTCGACGAAAACGACACGCTCGAGCTCGATACGCCCCGAGGACGCCGGCGTTTTCGGATACTTCGGCTTCTCGAGCCGACAGGCGTCGGGCGGGTCCATGGCGGCAACCTGATCGTGATGGACGTCGCCGCAGCGCAGGAGCTGTTCACCGAGCCCGAGTTCGTGAGCCGCATCGACGTCGTCGTCGATCGGTCCACCGACGTAGCCTCCGTGCGGGCGGCGATCGAGCGAACCCTTCCCCCCGGCCTCGTCGTCAGCACACCCGCGCAGCGGAAGCTCGATCTCCATGCCGTGATGCGCTCGTTCGGGACACTGCTACGCGCCATTGGACTCCTCGGAGTGCTCATCGCGTATCTGATCGCATTCAACGCGTTGTCCTCGGGTTTCGAGCGCCGCAGGTGGCAACTCGGAGTCCTGGCAGCGATTGGCGCGCCACCGCGCGCCATCTGGCTGTCCCAGATGCAAGAAGCACTGCTGCTGGCGGGTGTAAGCGTGGGTCTCGGTCTCGGCGTGGGAATGCTTCTCGCGTGGATACTCCTACCCATCATCGCCGCGACGACCGCCTTGAACTTCAATCTGGTCGCGCCACAGACGAGCCTCGTGCCGAGCCCGATCTCGTTCGCCCTCGCGACCACGCTCGGAGTCGGCGTGACGCTCCTGGCTGCGTGGCTGCCTGCAGCACGGGCGGTCCGCGCGGGCGTCGCCATGACCATTCGGGGGCGGGGTCGCGAGGCCGATCGCACCGAACTGCGCCCCGGGTGGGCCATGGCCGCGGGCCTGTGGTCAGCCGCAGGCGCCGCCGTGGTCCTGCAATCGCTCGCGGGCGAGGTGGGATTCGGTTTGCTCGCGACGGCCCTGATCGCGGCCGCGATCGCGGCGTCCGCACCGCCGTTGATCCCATTCGCCGCACGCGTCGCGCTGCCAGCTCTGGTCGCCTCAGCTGGCAGCAGCGGACGGCTTGCGGCGATGGGGCTGCGCGACCACGGCCGACGGGTCGGAATCACCACCGCGATGCTCGCCGTCGGTCTGGGTGTCGTGGTCTGGCTAGGGGTGCTGGCCCGCAGCTTCGAAACCTCCGTGGTCGATACGCTCGGACGGGCCATCCGGGCGGACGTCGTCGTGACGTCCGCCAACATCGGATCGGGGTTCCTCGAGGCACCGCTCGACGGGGAGCTCGTGGCCGCCGTGCGCGGCATGCCGGGGATCGAGGACGCCGCGGGCTGGCGGGCGTTGGAGTGGCCGTACGGCGGCGAGGCGATCGGGTTGAGCGCCTACGATCCACAGTACTTCCGGAATCGACGCTTCGGTGAATGGCCGCTCGAAGAGGCAGCGGCGGGGAACGTGTGGGAGGAGGTGGCGCTCGGGCGAGGCGTCGTCGTCTCGACGAGCTTCGTCGCGTCGTTCGGACGCGGGGTCGGAACCCGAATGGTGCTCGACACGCCGACCGGACCGCTCAAGGTACCGATCGTCGGCGTGACGGTCGACTTCGTCTCCCCGAAGGGCACGGTCGAGCTCAGTCGAGAGCTGTTCATCGAGCGCTGGCGGGACCGCACCATCACGAGGATCTTCGCCCTGAAGCGCCCCGACACGGAGACGGCCGACCTGCGACGCCGTATCGCCAGCGAGATCGGCGCCACGTACCGCCTCCGCATCCTGTCGGCGCGCGAGCTGCTCGACTACTTCGTGATCCAGGTCCGGCGCGCGTTCTCGGTTATCCCCGTATTCGCCGCGGCCATCTATGTGGTGATCCTGATCGGACTCGCCAGCTCGTTGATCACGTCCGTCCTCGATCGCCAGCGCGAGCTGGCGATCGTGCAGGTCATCGGGTTGCGGCGGCGGCTGGCCCGGCGGGTGGTGGTCCTCGAAAGCCTCGTCGTCGGTGTCGTCGGGCTCGTGCTCGCCGCCGTGGGCGGGCTCGCGCTCTCGGCTCTCTGGGTCGGACGCACCTTTCAGCTCCTCCTTGGGTGGACGCTCCATCTCAGCGTGCCCGCGGCGCATCTCGCTCTGGTCGCGGGCGCGGGCGTTCTGGTGTGTGTCGTCGCCTCGGTGATCCCGGCGCGGCGCGTGGGGCACCTCGGGGTATCCGAGGCGCTCCGCCATGAATCGTGA
- a CDS encoding ferritin-like domain-containing protein, producing MTIDPPLLTLLSYYRDAELRGAGLLLRLIALMPDDPEAQVELTRHVAEETRHAWLWTKRIVDLGAAPAPIPAGYQSRIGLRTIPRSLADLLALTIVVEERALARYQEHAARHDVDVATRKVLAAVAKDEQWHVAWIRRKLTELTAHDATLGERADGMMERYRQIDREVYAELRREEDIAFGRSGPPDGYAGGRTSQPRGGA from the coding sequence GTGACGATCGATCCGCCGCTGCTGACCCTGCTCAGCTACTATCGGGATGCGGAGCTACGGGGGGCGGGATTGCTGCTACGGCTCATCGCCCTCATGCCGGACGACCCTGAGGCGCAGGTCGAGCTGACGCGACACGTGGCCGAGGAAACCCGCCATGCCTGGCTCTGGACGAAGCGCATCGTCGATCTTGGGGCCGCACCGGCTCCGATCCCGGCTGGCTATCAGAGCCGGATCGGGTTGCGAACGATCCCGCGGAGCCTCGCCGATCTCCTGGCGCTCACGATCGTCGTCGAGGAGCGTGCGCTCGCCCGCTACCAGGAGCACGCAGCCCGCCACGACGTGGATGTCGCCACGCGCAAGGTGCTCGCGGCGGTCGCGAAGGACGAGCAGTGGCACGTCGCGTGGATTCGCCGGAAGCTCACCGAGCTGACCGCGCACGACGCCACGCTCGGCGAACGGGCGGACGGCATGATGGAGCGCTACCGGCAGATCGATCGAGAGGTGTACGCCGAGCTCAGACGGGAGGAAGATATCGCCTTTGGTCGAAGTGGCCCTCCAGACGGCTACGCTGGTGGCCGGACATCCCAGCCGCGCGGAGGTGCCTGA